Proteins from a genomic interval of Lysobacter arenosi:
- a CDS encoding acyl-CoA dehydrogenase — MSIAIPFIAFLLVGAIAAYHRLRLPVWAALTATALVACWLLGANGTATLVAAFVTALIALPLLLPQFRLPFITKPLLGFYTKILPPLSETERVALEAGTVGFEGELFSGKPDWNVLLNQAKPTLSADEQAFLDGPTEELCRMINDWEITHVHADLTPPVWEFIKKNKFFGMIVPKEYGGLGFSALGNHKVIQKLASISSVVSSTVGVPNSLGPAELLLHYGTQEQKDYYLPRLADGREVPCFGLTGPWAGSDATSIPDYGIVTTGEWNGARVVGVKLTFDKRYITLAPVATLIGLAFRMYDPDGLIGDQKDIGITLALLPRDTAGVEIGRRHFPLNSPFQNGPIHGREVFIPLSQLIGGEAYAGKGWQMLVECLSIGRSITLPSTASGGAKMAAVVTGAYARIRKQFGLSVGRFEGVEEALARIAGNAYAASALAEASAAAVARGELPAVPSTISKYHCTEMGREAAQDAMDIHGGKGIILGPKNYLGRGWQASPIAITVEGANIMTRSLMIFGQGAILCHPWVLKEMKAATLPDPDERLREFDKNLFGHIGFAISNAVRSWWYGLVNARFGAAPGDAYTRRYYRKLNRYSAALALMADTSMLLLGGKLKFKESLSGRLGDVLSHLYIVSAMLKRYEDQGRPVSDQPLLAWSVHNSVHKIEIAFSAALRNFPIRPVGWLLWMLVFPWGRRAQAPSDRLGHKTASLLMSPNEARDRLAAGIFMTPGENNPAGRINSYLQKAILAEPVERKFLKALKNSDIEAHDFASQLDEGVREGWITADERRQLEELREMTIDTISVDDFDSEELRSAGYRDLQHDSRAAA, encoded by the coding sequence ATGAGTATTGCGATTCCTTTCATTGCCTTCCTGCTGGTCGGGGCCATTGCCGCCTATCACCGGCTGCGCCTGCCGGTCTGGGCGGCGCTGACCGCGACGGCGCTGGTGGCCTGCTGGCTGCTGGGCGCCAACGGCACGGCCACTCTGGTTGCCGCCTTCGTCACCGCGCTGATCGCGCTGCCGCTGCTGCTGCCGCAGTTCCGCCTGCCCTTCATCACCAAGCCGCTGCTGGGCTTCTACACCAAGATCCTGCCGCCGCTGTCGGAAACCGAACGCGTCGCACTGGAAGCCGGCACGGTCGGCTTCGAGGGCGAGCTGTTCTCCGGCAAGCCGGACTGGAACGTGCTGTTGAACCAGGCCAAGCCGACCCTGAGCGCGGACGAGCAGGCCTTCCTCGACGGACCGACCGAAGAGCTGTGCCGGATGATCAACGACTGGGAGATCACCCACGTCCATGCCGACCTGACTCCGCCGGTGTGGGAGTTCATCAAGAAGAACAAGTTCTTCGGCATGATCGTGCCGAAGGAATACGGCGGCCTGGGCTTTTCGGCGCTGGGCAACCACAAGGTCATCCAGAAGCTGGCGTCGATCTCCTCGGTGGTCAGCTCCACCGTCGGCGTGCCCAATTCGCTCGGCCCGGCCGAGCTGCTGCTGCACTACGGCACCCAGGAGCAGAAGGACTACTACCTGCCGCGCCTGGCCGATGGCCGCGAAGTGCCCTGCTTCGGCCTGACCGGTCCGTGGGCCGGTTCCGACGCAACCTCGATTCCCGACTACGGCATCGTCACCACCGGTGAGTGGAACGGCGCGCGCGTGGTCGGCGTCAAGCTGACCTTCGACAAGCGCTACATCACCCTGGCGCCGGTGGCCACGCTCATCGGCCTGGCGTTCCGCATGTACGACCCGGACGGCCTGATCGGCGACCAGAAGGACATCGGCATCACCCTGGCGCTGCTGCCGCGCGACACCGCCGGTGTCGAGATCGGTCGCCGCCACTTCCCGCTCAACTCGCCGTTCCAGAACGGCCCGATCCATGGCCGCGAGGTGTTCATCCCGCTGAGCCAGCTGATCGGCGGCGAAGCCTACGCCGGCAAGGGCTGGCAGATGCTGGTGGAGTGCCTGTCGATCGGCCGCTCGATCACCCTGCCCTCCACCGCCAGCGGCGGCGCCAAGATGGCTGCGGTGGTCACCGGTGCCTACGCGCGCATCCGCAAGCAGTTCGGCCTCTCGGTCGGCCGCTTCGAGGGTGTCGAGGAAGCGCTTGCGCGCATCGCCGGCAACGCCTACGCCGCCAGTGCGCTGGCCGAGGCATCGGCCGCGGCGGTCGCGCGTGGCGAACTGCCGGCCGTGCCGTCGACGATCTCCAAGTACCACTGCACCGAGATGGGCCGCGAGGCCGCGCAGGATGCGATGGACATCCATGGCGGCAAGGGCATCATCCTCGGACCGAAGAACTACCTCGGCCGTGGCTGGCAGGCCTCGCCCATCGCGATCACGGTGGAGGGCGCCAACATCATGACGCGCTCGCTGATGATCTTCGGCCAGGGCGCGATCCTGTGCCATCCGTGGGTGCTCAAGGAAATGAAGGCGGCCACGCTGCCCGATCCGGACGAGCGCCTGCGCGAGTTCGACAAGAACCTGTTCGGCCACATCGGATTCGCCATCTCCAACGCCGTGCGCAGCTGGTGGTACGGCCTGGTCAACGCCAGGTTCGGCGCAGCCCCGGGCGATGCCTACACCCGTCGCTACTACCGCAAGCTCAACCGCTATTCGGCCGCACTGGCGCTGATGGCCGACACCTCGATGCTGCTGCTCGGCGGCAAGCTCAAGTTCAAGGAATCGCTGTCGGGCCGCCTGGGCGACGTGCTCAGCCACCTCTACATCGTCAGCGCGATGCTCAAGCGCTACGAGGACCAGGGCCGTCCGGTCTCCGACCAGCCGCTGCTGGCGTGGTCGGTGCACAACAGCGTGCACAAGATCGAGATCGCCTTCTCGGCGGCGCTGCGCAACTTCCCGATCCGTCCGGTCGGCTGGCTGCTGTGGATGCTGGTGTTCCCGTGGGGCCGCCGCGCGCAGGCACCGAGCGATCGCCTCGGCCACAAGACCGCGTCCTTGCTGATGTCGCCGAACGAAGCGCGTGACCGCCTCGCCGCCGGCATCTTCATGACGCCGGGCGAGAACAATCCGGCCGGCCGCATCAACAGCTACCTGCAGAAGGCGATCCTGGCCGAGCCGGTGGAGCGCAAGTTCCTCAAGGCGCTCAAGAACAGCGACATCGAGGCCCATGATTTCGCCTCGCAGCTGGACGAGGGCGTGCGCGAAGGCTGGATCACCGCCGACGAGCGTCGCCAGCTCGAAGAGCTGCGCGAGATGACCATCGACACCATCAGCGTCGATGACTTCGACAGCGAGGAGCTGCGTTCGGCGGGCTATCGCGACCTGCAGCACGACAGCCGCGCAGCCGCCTGA